A region from the Deltaproteobacteria bacterium genome encodes:
- a CDS encoding type II asparaginase, producing MTAALALALHGAPAAARGKPRLVILATGGTIAGAGTSGSATDVGYKAGALAVDLLIDAVPKMKEVADVRGEQIASIGSQDMNDEVWVKLAARTNELLGQRDVDGVVITHGTDTLEETSYFLHLLVKSDKPVVMTGSMRPATAMSADGPLNMYNAAAVAADPESRGRGVLVVLNDDVHSARDVVKTHTTDVETFRSNEAGLVGVTLFGTQEYYRGLAHPYGPKSDFTIKAGQTLPRVDVIYAHAGMSPDLIDAAAANGAKGIVMAGVGDGNMTAPAIEAMKRAIARGVVVVRSSRVGAGLVRRNVEVNDDALGTVAAMDLNPGKARVLLKLVLTKTADPAAAQRAFDRY from the coding sequence GTGACGGCCGCGCTCGCGCTCGCGCTCCACGGCGCGCCCGCCGCGGCCAGGGGCAAACCGCGCCTCGTCATCCTCGCGACCGGCGGCACGATCGCCGGCGCCGGCACGTCCGGATCGGCGACCGACGTCGGCTACAAGGCCGGGGCCCTCGCCGTCGACCTGCTGATCGACGCGGTGCCGAAGATGAAAGAGGTTGCCGACGTCCGCGGCGAGCAGATCGCGTCGATCGGCAGCCAGGACATGAACGACGAGGTGTGGGTGAAGCTCGCCGCCCGCACGAACGAGCTCCTCGGCCAGCGCGACGTCGACGGCGTCGTCATCACCCACGGCACCGACACCCTCGAGGAGACGAGCTATTTCCTCCACCTCCTCGTCAAGAGCGACAAACCCGTGGTCATGACCGGCTCGATGCGCCCCGCGACCGCGATGAGCGCCGACGGCCCCCTCAACATGTACAACGCGGCCGCCGTCGCCGCCGACCCGGAGAGCCGCGGCCGCGGCGTGCTCGTCGTGCTGAACGACGACGTGCACTCGGCGCGCGACGTCGTGAAGACCCACACGACCGACGTCGAAACCTTCCGCTCGAACGAGGCGGGGCTCGTCGGCGTCACGCTCTTCGGCACCCAGGAGTACTACCGCGGGCTCGCGCACCCCTACGGACCGAAGAGCGACTTCACCATCAAAGCCGGGCAGACGCTGCCGCGCGTCGACGTCATCTACGCCCACGCCGGCATGTCGCCCGACCTGATCGATGCCGCGGCCGCGAACGGCGCCAAGGGCATCGTCATGGCGGGCGTCGGCGACGGCAACATGACCGCGCCGGCGATCGAGGCGATGAAGCGCGCGATCGCGAGAGGCGTCGTCGTGGTGCGGTCGAGCCGCGTCGGCGCGGGCCTCGTGCGCCGCAACGTCGAGGTGAACGACGACGCCCTCGGCACCGTCGCCGCGATGGACTTGAATCCCGGGAAGGCGCGCGTCCTCCTGAAGCTCGTCCTCACCAAGACGGCGGACCCGGCCGCCGCGCAACGCGCGTTCGACCGCTACTGA